The window GAAAGCAACTTCGGCGTAGTCGGACGCTTGTTCCAGAAACAGCTCGGCAACGGTGGTTTTACCGCTTCCTTCGGCGCCGTGCAGCATAATTAAAGAAACACTTTGCTGGCATTGTTGATGAAGTTGATCAATCGCCTGCTGTTGGCTCGGCTTATTTTTTACCGGCGCGGCAACAATGTGCTGTGTGGTCGCAAGTGCTTGCATCGTTTCGTTCCTGTCTGTTTAACCGAATAGAGATAACGCGGGTGCGTTAGCAACATTCAGTGATCACAGCAGCAACGGTAGTATGCTCTATATCTTTGACAACGTCTGCCTGACCAATGGCGGTCGGCAATACAAAATGCAGTTGGCCGTCTTTGACCTTTTTGTCTCGCTGCATGTACTCCAACCAAGATTCCCAAGGCATCTCTGGCGCTTTAGTTGGCAGTTCAAACGCTGTCAGCAGCTCTTTAATTCGTCGAAAATCTGACGCCGATAGCCGCTGAGTCACTTCTGATAGTTTCGATGCAATTATGATGCCAGCAGAAACAGCTTCGCCATGCGTCCACTCGCCATAGGTTGTGGCGGCCTCAATAGCGTGGCCAAAAGTGTGACCGAGGTTCAGCAGCGCCCGTAAGCCTTTTTCGCGTTCATCTTTAGCCACGACGTCGGCTTTAATTTCGCAGCTGCGCTTTATGGCATAGGTTAAGGCGTCAGGATCTTGTTGTTTTAATTCCGCCGCGTGGTGCTCCAGCCAGTGGAAAAAGTCGGTGTCATAAATGATGCCGTACTTAACAATTTCTGCCAGACCACTGCGAAAGTCTCGTTCGGTTAGCGTTTGCAGGCAGTCTATGTCGATGACAACCGACTTAGGTTGGTAAAACGCACCAATAAGATTCTTACCATGAGGATGGTTGACGGCGGTTTTCCCACCGACTGATGAGTCCACTTGTGACAGCAGTGTTGTCGGTATTTGGTAAAAGTCGACGCCGCGTTGGAACGTTGCGGCGACAAATCCTGCTAAGTCACCAACCACACCGCCGCCTAAGGCAATAATCCCGCAATCGCGGTTGTAGCCTTTACTGATTAACCGGTCCATTATTTCAGCGTAACTGTCGAGGTTCTTAAACTGCTCGCCGTCGCGCATTTCAAAAAAGTCGACCTGGTGGTCGGTCAGCACACTCAGTAATGGCTTCAGATAATACTGGCTCACCGTTGGGTTGGTGATAATGAACAGCTGCTTATTGAGTCTATTGGCGTTGTTCGTGCGGAAGTTGGCAAGTTGTTCGTTGCCAATATGGATAGTGTAGCTGCGTTCGCCTAATGAGACTTGAACCTCGGCCATGAACGCAGCTCCTTTGTTTTATCCCAGCCCGTTGATGGTATCGAGCTGATCAATAATGTCATTGACGACAAACTTTGCGCTTTGGTCGTCAGTTTGTACGGTAATG is drawn from Idiomarina piscisalsi and contains these coding sequences:
- the aroB gene encoding 3-dehydroquinate synthase translates to MAEVQVSLGERSYTIHIGNEQLANFRTNNANRLNKQLFIITNPTVSQYYLKPLLSVLTDHQVDFFEMRDGEQFKNLDSYAEIMDRLISKGYNRDCGIIALGGGVVGDLAGFVAATFQRGVDFYQIPTTLLSQVDSSVGGKTAVNHPHGKNLIGAFYQPKSVVIDIDCLQTLTERDFRSGLAEIVKYGIIYDTDFFHWLEHHAAELKQQDPDALTYAIKRSCEIKADVVAKDEREKGLRALLNLGHTFGHAIEAATTYGEWTHGEAVSAGIIIASKLSEVTQRLSASDFRRIKELLTAFELPTKAPEMPWESWLEYMQRDKKVKDGQLHFVLPTAIGQADVVKDIEHTTVAAVITECC